In Archaeoglobus profundus DSM 5631, the sequence TCCTCAAATGATCCAAGTCGTCTCTACTCAAAAGAACTGCCTGAATACAGTTGGATACTCCAGCCTCTATCCTTACCAACTCTAATGAAACTGACGGATTGAGCATCAAATCGTTTAAAATCAAAAGCTTTAAAACATTTTTAACAAGTTGCACCTATGAACATCATTCTGTTAGGTCCCCCAGGGGGAGGTAAGGGAACGCAGGCAAAGAAAATTGTTGAAAAGTACGGAATTCCGCATATAGCAACTGGAGATATTTTAAGAGAGGCTGTTGCTAAAGGAACAGAGCTCGGTAAGAAAGCTAAAGAGTATATGGATAGGGGAGAACTTGTACCAGATGAAATAGTGATAGGCATAGTCAGGGAGAGGTTAAAACAGCCAGATTGTGAGAAGGGATTTCTCCTCGATGGATTTCCACGAACACTCAAGCAGGCTGAAGCTTTGGATGAAATGCTCAAAGAATTGGGCAAGAGCATAGATGCGGTGATATACATAGATGTCCCGGAGGAGGAGGTTGTTAAGAGAATAACTTACAGAAGGACATGCAGGAACTGTGGAGCTGTGTATCATCTAATATATGCTCCGCCCAAGGAGGACAACAAGTGTGACAAGTGTGGAGGAGAACTTTACCAGAGAGACGACGATAAAGAGGATGTTGTCAGACAGAGGTTTAAGGTCTATATGGAGAACACGGCTCCACTAATCGAATACTATGAAAAGAAGGGGATACTCTACAGGGTCGATGGAACTAAGAGCATAGACGAAGTCTTTGCCCAAATAGATGAAATCTTGCAAAAGATTGCAAAATAATTTTTTAATTTTATATATTTCAAAACAGCCAAAACTATTTCTAAGAACTTTTCTATTGAGAATTTAAGAAGGGATCGAGAAGCAAAATTTAAAAAGGATTTGATGGACTGACATTATGCCCGGTATCGTTCCTCACAGGCACTGCATAGTTTGTGGTAAGGCTATAGAACCAGATCAAACCTTCTGCAGCGATGATTGTAAGCAGGTTTGGGAGAAGGAGAGAAAAAAGCAAAGAAACTTCTCGTTGATAATGCTAGTCTTACTGTTTCTGCTCCTGTTTATGATAATCTTCACGACGCCTCACTAGCTCAAAAGCCTTTAAAATTATTTCAACAATCTCCTCCGGCTTAAATAACCCAGAGTTTATTGCAATGTGATAGACGCTTATATCGTCGATGTCTATGCTGTAAAACTTCTTGTATCTTCTCTTTTCAAGCTCCTCTCTCCTCTTGGTCTCAACCCTAGCTCTGCTAAGCTCTATACCTTCTCTTTTAGCTATTCTTTCATACCTAATCTCTGGATCGGCGTAGATCCAAACTTTAAATGCATCCTTTATCATCCATCCCGAAAGCCTACCCTCAACAACTACATTTTCCTCTTTTTCAGCCAACTCTCTCTGCATTCTATCTATGTATATGTCGATATCTGGATTTTCCTCCGCGTATCGACTGAACTCCTCTAAAGACATACCTCTCTCCATTGCAAGCCTTCTGAAAACTTCTCCGGCAGATATAAGCTTCCAACCTAGCCTTTCAGCTAAAAGTTTTGCAACCGTTGTAGTTCCACTTCCAGGCAATCCAGATATCGTTATTTTCATACTATCACTCCTGAAGAATTCTTCTAAATATCTGGCCTACAGCAATTGAGCAGAGTATGTACCAGAACAACCACCAAGGAAGTATGAACGCATCGCTAACGTGAATATCCCCTGCGAAGGGAACTGTAACGATGAAATGACTAACGATATTTGGATAACTTCCAACGTTTGATAAATCAAGATGAGCTATGTCGTAAATCACGTACCAGAGCCAAACCCAAATTGGTATAGTTACGACTACCGTGTAAAACATCGTTCTGAAGTTCATGTTCATCAATTCTGCTTGAATCTTGTTTATCTCAGCTTTTTCCTTCTCCAGTTGCCTAAGAAGAAACTGATTGTTTTCTTTGACTGCCTTTAGATACTTCTTCTGGAATTCAGCGATTCTCTTTTGAGCTTCTATCATAAACTTGTGATCGACTGTAAATCTCTGAATTATAGAAGAGTAGAGAGCAGTGAGAGTAGCCAGAACGAATATGACAATATGTATCTTACCCAAACTCAAGAGGGGATGCAGTATTGGATCTACTAGCTGGGCTAGGCTTATTCTAAAAGCTGGGAAAAATATGCCTACCATGAATGCAATTCCAATGAACATTACGATGTTTTTAACTATCTTCATCACTCCTCACCCAAGAACTTCCTAAGCATGGGGTGCATCTCTGTAAGTTGTTCTCTCGTCAGATCCTCGTAGAACCTGTAGGCTATACTAACTGCTAAGAGTAAACCAGTTCCACTAACGTTTCCAACCGTACCGAGCATGTTCGCTATCAAGGTAAGTACACCGATTATTGCACCGCCCAATATTGTTACCTTAGGTATGTACCTGCTTAAAATTCTCTCGAGAACCTGTGGTGACTTTCTAAATCCGGGGATCTGAAGACCTGATCTAGCAATCTGGTTTGCAACAGTTTTGGCATCCATTCCACTCGTTTCAACCCAGAACTTCGCGAAGAGTATACCACCTACAATCAGTATGGTTGCATCGATTATAAGGTGAAGTATTATCATCCAATCTGGCATGTCCGCAAAGTAAGGGGCGAGGCTGTTTCTGCTGGGATCCTTAACAAATGCTGGAACCCAGTCGTAGGGGCTATTAACCGGAGAAAGTAAGTACATTATCCCGGATATTGGTGTTGCCGTTCCTGGAGCATACTCGCCCAAGAACTTTACACCGTTGTTGTACAGCATGAAACCGACAGAAACTATGAGCGCCTGCAAAGCTCTTACAAATATCATTGGCAAAACGCTCGCATATATCAGCTTTATGGGGAATCTACCTCTTGCGCCCCTAACCAAATGATGTGCTAGAGGAATTTCGACTCTCGTTCCTTCAGCAAAAACAACTAATAATATTATAATTATTGTTGTTATTAATGCAAGTATTCCTCCATCTACAAACAAAGTGATTAAGCCGTCTGTGGACAGCAGATATTCCAAGGGATAATTCTGGAACATCCATACGAGCCTTGGAAATACGCCGGGAGGCATTCCTCCCTGCGGATTGAACCAGTTGAATAATCCTACAACTATGGCCTGAGATATGCTCGCTAGAATGAACAGACTGACTCCACTACCTATACCCCATTTCGAAACAACCTCATCCATGTAAACTATCAGAACTCCGCCTATGAACAGCTGAAGGAATATGAGGAATGATAATACACTGGGAGGAACTCCAAGAGCATTTGCAACATCAAGATTGGGCTTGAGCAAACCTCCGACAACTTGAGGAAAGGCCTCTAAGGCTATCATCACAAATACCAAAAACCTCTGAAAGTCTTGATAGGTTGCTCTATCCTCCGGATTGGTCAAATCCAAACTTATGATACCAGCACCAACCAAAAGCTGTAAGACTATTGAAGCCGTAACAATTGGTCCAATACCTAATGCCAAAATTGAACCTGTTGCACCGGCAAAAAATGCCCTGTACTGGGCAAAGATGTCTATTGAAGAAGGATCCAAACCAAAAACGGGGACGTTTACAAGAATGAAGTAGAGGAGGAGAATAGCAACCGTCCAACCGAATTTCTCTTTAAATGGAACGTGGCCCTTTGGTCTCTCTACACTCGGTATTCTTTCGAAGTAGGGTTGCAATCTCCTCAGGACATCGTTGATGTCCATACCTACCCCTCTGTGATAACCCTGCCCCCAACACTCTCGATCTTCTCCACAGCTTTGGGTGTAGCGCTCTCAACCTTTACCTCTATCTTCTTTGTAACTATTCCACTTCCAAGCAATTTAGTGTATCCGAGCTGTGTTAAATCAACAAAGTATTTGTCGTCCTTCTTTTCGGCCAATCCAAGCTCTACAAGTCTATCGATTATTTCATCAAGATCGGATACGTTCAGA encodes:
- a CDS encoding DUF2116 family Zn-ribbon domain-containing protein, whose amino-acid sequence is MPGIVPHRHCIVCGKAIEPDQTFCSDDCKQVWEKERKKQRNFSLIMLVLLFLLLFMIIFTTPH
- the cmk gene encoding (d)CMP kinase, whose translation is MKITISGLPGSGTTTVAKLLAERLGWKLISAGEVFRRLAMERGMSLEEFSRYAEENPDIDIYIDRMQRELAEKEENVVVEGRLSGWMIKDAFKVWIYADPEIRYERIAKREGIELSRARVETKRREELEKRRYKKFYSIDIDDISVYHIAINSGLFKPEEIVEIILKAFELVRRREDYHKQEQKQ
- the secY gene encoding preprotein translocase subunit SecY translates to MDINDVLRRLQPYFERIPSVERPKGHVPFKEKFGWTVAILLLYFILVNVPVFGLDPSSIDIFAQYRAFFAGATGSILALGIGPIVTASIVLQLLVGAGIISLDLTNPEDRATYQDFQRFLVFVMIALEAFPQVVGGLLKPNLDVANALGVPPSVLSFLIFLQLFIGGVLIVYMDEVVSKWGIGSGVSLFILASISQAIVVGLFNWFNPQGGMPPGVFPRLVWMFQNYPLEYLLSTDGLITLFVDGGILALITTIIIILLVVFAEGTRVEIPLAHHLVRGARGRFPIKLIYASVLPMIFVRALQALIVSVGFMLYNNGVKFLGEYAPGTATPISGIMYLLSPVNSPYDWVPAFVKDPSRNSLAPYFADMPDWMIILHLIIDATILIVGGILFAKFWVETSGMDAKTVANQIARSGLQIPGFRKSPQVLERILSRYIPKVTILGGAIIGVLTLIANMLGTVGNVSGTGLLLAVSIAYRFYEDLTREQLTEMHPMLRKFLGEE
- a CDS encoding DUF106 domain-containing protein; its protein translation is MKIVKNIVMFIGIAFMVGIFFPAFRISLAQLVDPILHPLLSLGKIHIVIFVLATLTALYSSIIQRFTVDHKFMIEAQKRIAEFQKKYLKAVKENNQFLLRQLEKEKAEINKIQAELMNMNFRTMFYTVVVTIPIWVWLWYVIYDIAHLDLSNVGSYPNIVSHFIVTVPFAGDIHVSDAFILPWWLFWYILCSIAVGQIFRRILQE
- a CDS encoding adenylate kinase, yielding MNIILLGPPGGGKGTQAKKIVEKYGIPHIATGDILREAVAKGTELGKKAKEYMDRGELVPDEIVIGIVRERLKQPDCEKGFLLDGFPRTLKQAEALDEMLKELGKSIDAVIYIDVPEEEVVKRITYRRTCRNCGAVYHLIYAPPKEDNKCDKCGGELYQRDDDKEDVVRQRFKVYMENTAPLIEYYEKKGILYRVDGTKSIDEVFAQIDEILQKIAK